From the genome of Spinacia oleracea cultivar Varoflay chromosome 2, BTI_SOV_V1, whole genome shotgun sequence, one region includes:
- the LOC110791252 gene encoding uncharacterized protein isoform X1 encodes MGGHEGWPQPSGLHPNGLLPNESYSAIRVLDSEGWSKAEERIAELIACIQPNQPSEERRNAVADYVQRLITRCFPCQVFTFGSVPLKTYLPDGDIDLTAFSNNQSLKETWAIQVRDILESEEKNENAEFHVKEVQYIQAEVKLIKCLVENIVVDISFDQLGGLCTLCFLEEVDHLINQNHLFKRSIILIKAWCYYESRILGAHHGLISTYALETLVLYIFHVFNNTFTGPLEVLYRFLEFFSNFDWDNFCVSLWGPVPISSLPDVTAEPPRKDSGELLLSKLFLDACSSVYAVFPEGQENQGQPFISKHFNVIDPLRVNNNLGRSVSKGNFYRIRSAFAFGAKRLARLLDCSEENIVFELNQFFMNTWERHGSGVRPDAPSSDLWPLLNNPDNRSNNQDNASSSKNSNNNASIREIVTEMPQINRPLSSQLASYPLESTSKSNGVLAVSCAQGQKGSENPNGSRIAEQVEKSNSAQSVRIDRNKKSMKPDNLLNEVQGKYLFARTRSSPELTDAYYDVSSSRGRRSKPTESGRCQVASSKMDSNRRKNTASEIVSTQSTLSSSDDLLPGRPNSSHHVIDVAADSISNSNSYVDESGTGIVSEDNSSIVGAQGMHQEEQDLVNMMASSSLHNFGGQVPMPLNLASSHNFGGQVPIPIPQSVLASMGYGQRGMAGMFPANIPLINPHWAANLQFQQGLISSPLTRYFPGVGLPTNSEDLIEQADESFGSVDIARQSADTDYWHERDVTSSGRFVQDDGSLETLHADDRQPSTSGNSSFVPSSRIASSGSTFKVQPQMIKELRTSMKDDYVEKFQRQDNRENEVYSVDRVSSARFSSASQAGSAKTSSESSWDGSSARVSKAGREKRGRKTVASAAVPSNVHGKDKSIYENSTAELDDETRDWNIVSTKGIDIDERRTASQHASTLHAPRNHLPGFEAAQTSGSDSVMPIAPMLLGPASRQITFYPTGPPVPFFTMLHFPPEAGNSDPSSYPLHAEVGSDNVDSEPNTGLSAGPDVLSTYNSTKRTIAAEPSIEPKSDILNSDFASHWQNLQFGRFCQSPRFPAPVVCPSPVPPMYLQGRFPWDNPGRPLAADPNLLSQFMSYGPHVVPAAPVQTVSSGPSNVYQHYNDELPRYRSGTGTYLPNPKASVRDRHSSGARRNSYNYDRSDQGDREGNWNAAKAKAAGRSHNRSQAEKSRIDRVAASEGRADRPWSNYRHDHIPSYQAQNGPSGPNSSQSSSVNVGYGMYQFPGLNPSGNGSRVVMVYPYDHNSGYVSPGEQLEFGSLGPMSSSSVGTNDALQSIDGTRLRRAFEDQRFHGTSAQQSSSPDQPLSPHFQRSLAQRKYQLKDEEDFPPLVFQNPGQDGGRICKQQKHSLHHTLMFAQQA; translated from the exons ATGGGTGGGCATGAGGGATGGCCACAACCGAGTGGGCTACATCCGAACGGACTGTTACCCAATGAATCCTATTCGGCTATTCGTGTTCTTGATTCAGAAGGATGGTCGAAAGCTGAGGAGAGAATTGCAGAGCTTATTGCCTGCATTCAGCCGAACCAGCCATCCGAAGAGAGACGAAATGCCGTTGCAGATTACGTGCAGCGGTTGATCACAAGATGCTTCCCTTGTCAG GTTTTCACTTTTGGGTCTGTTCCTTTGAAGACGTATTTGCCGGATGGGGACATTGACTTGACAGCATTTAGTAATAACCAGTCTCTTAAAGAGACGTGGGCTATTCAAGTGCGTGATATATTAGAAAGTGAAGAGAAGAATGAAAATGCTGAATTTCATGTGAAAGAGGTGCAGTATATTCAGGCAGAA GTCAAATTAATAAAGTGTCTTGTGGAAAATATTGTTGTGGACATATCATTTGATCAGTTGGGTGGGTTATGCACCCTGTGTTTCCTTGAGGAG GTTGACCATTTGATTAATCAGAACCACCTGTTTAAGCGTAGCATTATATTGATCAAAGCCTGGTGCTACTACGAGAGTCGCATATTAGGTGCTCATCATGGGCTTATTTCAACTTATGCCTTGGAGACCTTGGTTCTTTACATATTTCATGTTTTCAATAATACTTTCACGGGACCTTTAGAG GTTCTTTATAGGTTTTTGGAATTCTTTAGTAATTTTGATTGGGATAATTTTTGCGTCAGCTTATGGGGTCCTGTACCCATTAGCTCACTTCCTGATGTAACTG CGGAGCCTCCTCGCAAAGATAGTGGAGAATTGCTGTTAAGTAAATTGTTTCTTGATGCTTGTAGTTCTGTATATGCTGTCTTCCCTGAAGGCCAAGAAAATCAGGGGCAACCCTTTATATCGAAGCATTTCAATGTCATTGATCCTTTGCGTGTGAACAATAACCTCGGAAGAAGTGTCAGTAAAG GTAACTTTTACAGAATTCGAAGTGCTTTTGCGTTTGGGGCAAAGAGGCTAGCCAGACTACTAGACTGTTCTGAAGAGAACATTGTTTTTGAGTTAAACCAGTTCTTTATGAACACATGGGAGAGGCATGGTAGCGGTGTCCGTCCTGATGCCCCTAGTAGTGACTTGTGGCCCTTGTTGAATAATCCAGATAATCGATCAAACAATCAAGATAATGCCTCAAGTAGCAAGAATTCAAATAATAATGCATCTATTCGAGAAATTGTGACTGAGATGCCTCAGATTAATCGGCCTCTATCTTCTCAACTTGCTAGTTATCCCTTGGAAAGCACTTCCAAAAGCAATGGTGTTCTTGCCGTTTCTTGTGCACAGGGTCAGAAAGGTTCCGAGAATCCGAATGGCTCAAGGATAGCAGAGCAGGTTGAAAAAAGCAATTCTGCTCAGAGTGTACGAATCGATAGAAATAAAAAAAGCATGAAACCTGATAACTTGCTCAATGAAGTACAGGGGAAGTATCTTTTTGCCCGGACACGGTCAAGTCCTGAACTCACTGATGCATATTATGACGTCTCTTCTTCAAGAGGGAGGCGTAGTAAACCTACTGAAAGTGGGAGATGTCAGGTTGCTTCGTCAAAGATGGATAGCAATCGAAGGAAAAACACAGCTTCTGAAATCGTGTCAACTCAAAGTACTTTATCCTCATCAGACGATCTCTTACCTGGGAGGCCCAATTCATCTCATCATGTTATAGATGTTGCTGCTGATTCAATCAGTAATTCAAATAGCTATGTTGATGAGTCTGGAACTGGCATTGTTAGTGAGGATAACTCTTCCATAGTGGGAGCACAAGGGATGCATCAAGAGGAGCAAGATCTTGTAAATATGATGGCGTCCTCCTCTTTACATAATTTTGGTGGACAGGTACCTATGCCACTGAATTTGGCATCGAGTCATAATTTTGGTGGACAGGTACCTATACCAATACCCCAATCAGTGCTTGCTTCTATGGGATATGGTCAGAGAGGCATGGCTGGGATGTTCCCTGCTAATATTCCCTTGATTAATCCTCACTGGGCTGCAAACCTGCAGTTTCAGCAAGGTTTGATTTCATCTCCGTTAACTCGATATTTCCCAGGAGTTGGGTTGCCTACAAATTCTGAGGATTTAATTGAACAAGCTGATGAAAGTTTTGGTTCTGTGGATATTGCTCGACAAAGTGCTGATACTGATTATTGGCATGAGCGAGATGTGACTTCGAGTGGAAGGTTTGTCCAAGATGATGGAAGTTTAGAGACGCTCCATGCAGATGACAGACAGCCTTCAACTTCTGGTAATTCCAGCTTTGTTCCCTCGTCTCGTATAGCTAGTTCTGGCAGTACATTTAAAGTACAGCCACAAATGATCAAGGAGCTTCGAACATCAATGAAAGATGATTATGTGGAAAAATTCCAGCGCCAAGATAACCGAGAAAATGAAGTTTACTCAGTTGATAGAGTTTCGAGTGCTAGGTTCTCTTCTGCTTCTCAGGCTGGTTCCGCGAAGACATCATCTGAGAGTTCCTGGGACGGATCATCTGCAAGAGTGTCAAAGGCAGGCAGGGAAAAGCGAGGGAGGAAAACAGTTGCTTCAGCTGCAGTACCTTCTAATGTTCATGGAAAAGATAAAAGTATCTACGAAAATTCGACTGCTGAGTTAGATGATGAGACTAGAGATTGGAACATCGTGTCCACAAAAGGGATAGATATTGATGAAAGAAGAACAGCTTCTCAACATGCATCCACTCTGCATGCCCCTAGAAATCACTTGCCTGGTTTTGAAGCTGCACAAACGAGTGGATCTGATTCAGTCATGCCTATTGCTCCTATGCTTTTAGGTCCTGCCTCGCGGCAAATCACATTCTATCCCACTGGACCACCAGTACCTTTCTTTACAATGCTTCATTTCCCTCCCGAGGCTGGAAATTCTGATCCATCAAGTTATCCTCTGCACGCAGAGGTGGGCTCAGATAATGTTGATTCCGAGCCAAACACCGGTTTGTCTGCTGGGCCTGATGTTTTGAGTACCTATAATTCCACGAAGAGAACAATTGCAGCAGAGCCATCGATAGAACCAAAGTCAGATATTCTTAACAGCGACTTCGCTAGCCATTGGCAAAATCTGCAATTTGGACGGTTTTGCCAGAGCCCACGGTTTCCTGCACCAGTTGTTTGTCCCTCCCCTGTACCTCCTATGTACTTACAGGGTCGCTTTCCTTGGGATAATCCGGGAAGACCTCTTGCAGCTGACCCAAACCTTTTATCTCAGTTTATGAGTTATGGTCCTCACGTTGTGCCTGCTGCTCCTGTTCAGACAGTGTCCAGTGGACCCTCTAATGTCTACCAACACTATAATGATGAACTACCAAGATATCGAAGTGGAACTGGAACCTATCTACCGAATCCT AAGGCTTCTGTTAGAGATCGGCATTCTTCTGGAGCGAGAAGAAACAGTTACAACTATGATAGAAGTGATCAAGGTGACAGAGAAGGAAACTGGAATGCTGCAAAAGCAAAAGCTGCAGGGCGTAGTCACAACCGTAGCCAAGCCGAGAAGTCGAGGATTGATCGAGTGGCAGCCAGTGAGGGTCGGGCCGACAGACCTTGGTCTAACTACAGGCATGACCATATACCTTCGTATCAGGCTCAGAATGGCCCGTCAGGGCCTAACTCGTCCCAGAGCAGCTCAGTGAACGTGGGTTATGGGATGTACCAGTTTCCGGGCCTGAACCCGAGTGGGAATGGATCCAGGGTTGTGATGGTATATCCATATGATCACAACTCCGGGTATGTATCGCCCGGGGAGCAGCTTGAGTTTGGTTCTCTTGGTCCCATGAGTAGTAGTAGTGTTGGCACAAATGATGCATTGCAATCCATTGATGGAACTCGGTTGAGGAGAGCATTTGAGGATCAAAGATTTCATGGAACCTCTGCACAACAGTCTTCTTCGCCAGATCAACCATTGTCCCCTCACTTCCAAAG ATCATTGGCCCAAAGGAAGTACCAGCTGAAAGATGAAGAAGACTTTCCACCGTTGGTGTTCCAAAATCCAGGACAAGATGGTGGGAGGATCTGTAAACAACAGAAACACTCCCTTCATCACACTCTGATGTTTGCACAACAAGCATAG